The stretch of DNA agatTTTTACTTCAGGAAAAATAGTAACTtgctattttgaaaaaaaaaaaaaggcatataACAATAAATATCACGTTACTATGGAGTTCATTAATAACACACTACAATTAAATTCCTAATAGGTCTATTATCTTACTTTACTGATTTTGGCTTAATGCAAGAGGTAAAACCTAGAATAAAGGACAAATATgttctaaatgttttaattctCATATCAACAGTTGCTTTTATCCAATTCAGCCGAGCACAACAATCCAGCTTTCTTGAGCAGACTGTGAGCCTCCATCACATCCCTTTAGTTTACCCATAAACCCAGTGGTGTAAACACTGATTCTATATACTGAACTTCGTACCTGTGCAAACAGGGTCTCAGTTCAGTGTCTGCCATCTGGTCACAGCAGAGGGTGCAGCAGTTATCTCTGATGCTAACCTGCTTGAGCAAAGCCAGGCGCCTGTGTCTGAAataaaagacagagaaagagcaATTTTATGTGGCATGAACGGTACGAGTCACCTGCTTTAGGTGATGactaatgcattattcacattcacataacacTCACTGATAATTTGCCCTGTGTATAGAAATCTAATAAACAGTGCAAACCTGGGCAGAATGATTTTCTCGTCTGATGCGAGCGAGGCAAACTCATTAAATGTGTTGAATTTGATGGAGGGTGGATGGCGGAAGGGCTTGGCTCCAAAGTTGAACTCACACTGTTGGTAGGACATGAAACTGGCTGCAGCGAAAAAGCCAGACCTAAGAAAAGGTAAAGCAAGTGTTCAAAAAGCTCcataaacatttgttttgagTCTTGTGGTAAAGGAAACGAGTCTCGCTTACGTGGCGGAGGAGAACACCTGCTTCTCAGGAGGCAGCTGGTGTCCGTTTAGATAGAAAATCATCTGCTTCTTGCTGAGGTCCAGCAGGAAGCCTATGGCATCACCTGAAATTCCAGAGAATATTGCTCAAACAACTTTTTTCCCAAAAAGATAAAATACACTATGTAAGCACTcatcaaaaaaatgaaagaactTGGGTGCTGAACAGGAAGCTCCGCACAAACCTTCTTTCCAGCAGGggtgggagtgaggtttactgcGAGCGTTGTACCAGATCAGCTGCCTGCAGCCATCGTACGCACACGAGTACTCATCATCTCCAATCCCATAACCCTCctgtacaaacacacaaatatgtTCTCCTCACTACAGTTTCTTTCTTCCTTTATGTGATAAAgaacaattattttgtttttaatatacctaaaacaaataataataattgtgtatAACAGGCCACtggtcttttaaaaaaaaatgttagccaaaatacacacacaaaataataatatgaattattagttacatttcaaattattttaaatgtacagtaccgctcaaaagtttggggtcagttagtttgtttttgtttttttaaaacaagtctcttatgctcactaaggctgtatttatttgatcaaaaatacagtcaaatcCAGTAATACTgtggaaatattattacaatttaacataacagtaacactttattttagggtcttttaactagttgcttattagcatgcatattactagaacattggctatttattagtacattattagcacatattaatgccttattctgcatgacctaaTTCTACAttcataatcctacccaatacctaaacttaactaccttactaactataaataagcagtaaattaagagtttattgagggaaaagtcatagttaatagtttatatgtgttccctatactaaagtgttaccaacataactatttgttattttaatagatttaaaaatgtaatttattcccatcatggcaaagctgaattttcagtgtcacatgataatttagaaatcattctaataagcttatcagtgttgaaaacagatgtgctgcttaatatttgtgtggaaacatttatttcaggattctttgatgaacagaaaaagttcaaaagaacagcatttttcataCTGTCATTTTTCATCAAGCAACCTTGCTGAATTTACCAACAAAATATAGTGTCCCCAAAtttctgaatggtagtgtatattatatcaaattaaatataatgccGTTCATTCATACACTTTGTGTATCAAATAGGAATGTTCATATAAACACTGTGTACTTCATGTCAATATGAGAACATAAAACTAAGAATGAGAGAAAGCACAACAGTATAAACATAACCAGAAACGCACATGGTTAAGAAACTTGCTGTCCTTGGTTGCCCAGCCAATTTGCATGACGCCAGAGGTGATGACTGTGACCTCATAGTACCAAACCCCCGAATCCACACAGAACGTGCAGCGGACGCTTTCAAATGATGACGCATCACAACGTGCCtaaggaaaaaaagactgatcTGATTAGACATACGTTTTTAAGATTGAGGGATAAACTAATCACAATACATTGCTTGTTTTTATAGTTATAACTAGCTGTTCTTCCACAATAGGTGAACATGTTAAGGCCCCTAGATGGGGCCCAGATTATAAAAATGGGAGTACGAAAAGACTAAGTAGTCAGCAGATTGTTACGCAAAAATATTTCTCTATAAAACACATCAGATATgataaacggaagctcaagcatgttcacttgacgtgtgagaaccagtgaggttcattctcgtgttacgcctTACGTTTAAGCTTCCACATGAACCAAAGAGGTTTGCTCTCACACATCAAgcaagtacggttgagcttctgtttatgttcactgatcaatgctgtggataaaagcctaaattaaatctgttcatcatataaagtgatcgagtgtCTTCAGAAAGTTTGGATTAAACCTCTCAATTCATAGGGATTAgatttacgatctctttatgaactttttgaagcatcaaagtggtagttgcgtagccgTCAATagaggaacagaaatctcttagatttctttaaaaatatcttcatttgtgttccgaagatgaatgaaagtcttacaggtttggaatgacatgaggggtgaatgaatgatgacagaattttcatttttgggtgaacattGCCATTTAAGGCATTCTTAGAAAAAGAGGTTTTATTTATAGTATGCCCTAACTGGAAGTAAAACTGTTTCTTATCAGTAAGATTGCAAAGAATTCATTTGCATTTTGGAAGAGCTgtgaaatttttttattttaactacaAATAAGAGTGCAGTTTGTtctcttctgttgaacacattttACAACATCTAAATCCACTTAGCAGAATGTTACCCACAATTACAATAATAGTTTGTCTCTTACCTCAAGTCCAGTAGGAGAGATCTTGAGATATTCACTGACGTCATTACTGTTCAGCATAGCGTTGATGTTGCTTAAGTTGACCTTCTCATAGGTAAACTGGCGCCCCTCTTTAATAACTACGGGACAGAGGGTAACCAAAGGTAAAATTATCAGTGAGACACAACATACACGCATAATATTTGACTTAAATCTACAAAATCATCACAAAATACAAACAGTTAAGCTAATTATTAATActaattttttttcactatgCCATAGCAAGTGCACCCAATTCAaaagaaaattgaaaaaaaaaaaataaaatactaaaaagatTTCACATTCTgtggaaaatatttatttcttaggttcttctttatttaaaaagtctcAGTAAAAGCTACAAATCACCAAAAGTCCTGAATACCATTCAAAAAACGTTTTGCATGCCATTGAAATGAAAGTTACTCACAGAGGTTATCAAGACTCCACTGGGCACAGAAGCCCACTTGACGCTTTAGGTAGTCTGGATGATCTGCCCAGGACTCCAGAACAGACAAACGGTCACTGATACATGATTCCGACACTGTTAACTTGTTCTCACCTGAGACAAAGACAGGCTTTCATTAAAGTACCCTTTTTTCCAAAAAGTTCCTGTTTGAACATTTTGAACTGACACCAGTTAGACTTACTGGTTTGAGAGAACTTCTCTAAAGCGATGAGAGCAAACAGCATGACAGTGGGATGGGCTTCAGAACTCTAGAAGACCAAAAAAGACCACGTTAATGGCTATGATACCAGCattaaaacaaacatgcaaaacaacagcattaatATAAAaggaattaaagggatagttcacccaaaaatgaaaattctgtcatcgtttactaaccttcaagttgttccaatctgtataaatttctttgttctgctgtacacgaagtaagatatttggaagaatgtctgtaaccaagcagatctcaccccccatagactaccatagtaggaaaaaaaaaatactattgtagtcaatggggggcgagatctgcttggttacaaacattcttccaaatatctgtctgtgtacagcagaacaaagaaattgatacaggtttggaacaacttgatggtgagtaaatgacaacgGAATTTTAactttggggtgaactatccctttaagatgatCACCATACTGGGATGAGACACTGTTCAGATGAGCTTTAAAGGGGCCATTTTCTACAATTTTGaattttagcagccattacttcagtcttcagtgtcacatgatccttaaggaatcattctaatatgctgatttggtgctcgagaaacatttattattatcaatcttgAAAACACTTGTACAgcgtaatatttttgtggaaaccctgattaatttatttttcaggattctttgatgaatagaaaattcaaaaatagattttttatagcattataaatgtctttactgttgcttttgatcattttaatgcttcctttctgaataaaagtatttattagtCTTACCACACTGACTTCTAATTAATCTACTTTTCAGGGATGCAAACAGGAAAGGGGGGAAAAAGGTTGCGCGGGGCAGGGGCATGCTAtgcacagaattttttttttaagttatttgcTTTGCATGCAATCTATAATATTACCCATTATAGACATTTATTTacccttgaaaaaaaaaaaaaagtttctcatGGGATCTATGCAAATCCCATAGGTGACCTATTTTGATCTCAAAATGGTGAGTTCTCACTAAAAGGTGAAGAGTTTGCATCTCTGACTTTTGCAAGTCTTCTCAGTGGACTGACAAGTAATCTTTGCTTTGTGAATGTTACAGAATATATATGAAACAAATTTAACTCAAAAGAGGAAAGAACATCCTGTTTTCCATGATGTGACCCCTTTAATATCTACCCTGTTAGTCAGTATGTGTAATATAAATTCTCAATGCTCTCACCAAACTCTCGAGTAAGTACTCCAGAGTTCCAGGACTGAGGAGCGCAATGCTCGCTGGACCTGTGGACGGAAAAGAAACAAGATGAAGAACTCCAGTATTAACTAAATGACTCCTTTGGGCAATGTGTTTGACCTTAAAAACAGAAGCACATATCTTCAAACTGAGAGAACTGGacagtgtgtgcatgtgtttgtgtgctgcagTCTCAGCAGAACTGTCAAATCACAGGCCTCTAAGGGAGCCTGCAGCATGCTCAGGCGTGACAGGCCTTCACAGACTGCAAACTCAGCTCTTTAGCTTCAGAGCAACATGCTAGTGCAAAGATGACGTAAAACGAGATGCAACAGATCTAGGATTCATTTAATAATCCTGAAACCTGGTGTTTTATATGTAGTTCTTTGAAGTAACTGGACATCAAATGtagtgtgtctgtttgtgtgagCATATGCATGTCCCTCACCAGCCAGTTTCTCAGCCAGACAGCCCAGGACTGCTGTGGTGTTGCGGTGTTTGGCTGGGATGAGGGCATCCTGACGCGCCACAGCAGCACTCAGATTCAACATGTCCGACAACTTCTGCAGAGCATCCTGACAAAACAATGAACTCTTCATCAATGCTTGAATTTTTAAATGGGTCaaaatttttatgtttttgaaagaagtcttttatgctcaccaaggttgaaTTTTTTgtatcaaaaatacaaaaaaaaaaaaaaagtaatattgtgaaatattattacaatttaaaacaatttttttctattttaaaggtgcagtgtgtaaattttagcagcatTTACCAGTgtggttgcgaattgcaatatagagaagctacggtggccaacacaggacaaagatgtcatcgtctgagacagaagagagtagccagtcaagcaaacgcaTTCAGTAGAGACGTTTGTCCGTTTAGgcctactgtagaaacatgccggcgcaaaatggtgacttaacatgtaaggggacccacGGTGTacgtagatagaaatggctcattctaaagGTTATAAAAcgtaacggttcattatgtaaggtctttatacaccactgaacacacagttatgtatattatattgcatttctgtcaatagatcatactaaaatttacacagtgcacctttaatatattttaaaatgtaatgtatttaatggcagaactgaattttcagcagtgtcacgattcttcagaaatgattctaatattctgatttggtttttgaaaaacatttcttattatcaatgttaaaaacagttgtgctgctttaatatttttgtgtacaaCCCAgatacattttcttcaggattctttcaaaagttcaaaagaacagcatttatttgaaagagacattttgtaataatgcctttactgttacttttgatcaatttagtgcatacttgcagaataaaagaatatt from Ctenopharyngodon idella isolate HZGC_01 chromosome 18, HZGC01, whole genome shotgun sequence encodes:
- the rspry1 gene encoding RING finger and SPRY domain-containing protein 1, which produces MIVATWIAFCASRSLVRVLRLTVEQLQSVQFWPSLSSGGAMGNSCVCREDSDVEEGSAPRRQLRRVDNSVSDPPEARGSRPRDPVRPPRRGRGPHEPRRKKQNVDGLVLDTLAVIRTLVDNDQEPPYSMITLHEMAETDDGWLEVVQSLIRVIPLDDPLGPAVITLLLDECPLPTKDALQKLSDMLNLSAAVARQDALIPAKHRNTTAVLGCLAEKLAGPASIALLSPGTLEYLLESLSSEAHPTVMLFALIALEKFSQTSENKLTVSESCISDRLSVLESWADHPDYLKRQVGFCAQWSLDNLFIKEGRQFTYEKVNLSNINAMLNSNDVSEYLKISPTGLEARCDASSFESVRCTFCVDSGVWYYEVTVITSGVMQIGWATKDSKFLNHEGYGIGDDEYSCAYDGCRQLIWYNARSKPHSHPCWKEGDAIGFLLDLSKKQMIFYLNGHQLPPEKQVFSSATSGFFAAASFMSYQQCEFNFGAKPFRHPPSIKFNTFNEFASLASDEKIILPRHRRLALLKQVSIRDNCCTLCCDQMADTELRPCLHSGICMECALQLETCPLCRQDIQTRVRLISHVS